In Actinomyces marmotae, the DNA window CGCTCGGAGTAGGCGGCCAGCTCGGCCTCGATGGTGTCCAGGTCGCTCAGAGGATCGCGGCCGGGCTCCAGGGTGGCGCAGTCCAGGACGTGCACGATGACGGCGCAGCGCTCGATATGGCGGAGGAACTCCAGGCCCAGCCCCTTGCCCTCGCTGGCGCCGGGGATGAGGCCGGGGACGTCGGCGATCGTGTAGCGGGTCTGGCCGGCCTCGACGACGCCGAGGTTGGGGACGAGGGTGGTGAAGGGGTAGTCGGCGATCTTGGGGCGGGCCGCGCTCATGGCGGCGATAAGCGAGGACTTGCCGGCGCTGGGGTAGCCGACGAGCGCGACGTCAGCGATGGTCTTGAGCTCCAGGGTGATGTCGCGGACCTGGCCGGGCTCGCCCAGGAGGTGGAAGCCGGGGGCGCGGCGTTTGGAGGAGGCCAGGGAGAAGTTGCCGCGCCCGCCGGTGCCGCCCTGGGCGACGACAACGCGGGCGTCCGCGCCCACGAGGTCGGCCAGGACGCGCCCCTCGTCGTCCTTGACCACCGTGCCCTCGGGCACGGGCAGGATGACGTCCTTGCCGTCGACGCCGCGGCGCCAGTCGCCCATGCCCGGAGTGCCCTTCCCGGCGCTGCGGTGCGGGGAGCGGTGATAACTGAGCAGGGTGGTGGTCCGGGGGTCGACGGCGAGGATGACGTCACCCCCGTGGCCGCCATCGCCGCCGTCGGGGCCAGCCAGGGGCTTGAACTTCTCCCGGTGGATGGAGGTGCAGCCATCACCGCCGTCGCCCCCGGCGACGTGGAGGACCACTCGGTCGATGAAACTGGGCATGGTCTCTCCTCATGGATGGGGCCGGGGGGTGGTTGGGCTGGGGCGGGCGCCGCGCCCGGCCCTGGGAACAGCGCGAGGGCGGACGGCCGAAGCCGTTCGCCCTCGCGAGAGTCCCGGTGCGCGAGGCTCAGGCCTCGGGGAGCACGACGTTGACGACCCGGCGGCCGCGGCGGGTGCCGAACTCGACGTTGCCGGCCGCGGTGGCGAAGAGCGTGTCGTCGTTACCGCGACCCACGTTGCTGCCGGGGTGGAAGTGGGTGCCGCGCTGGCGGACGATGATCTCGCCGGCCTTGACGAACTGGCCGCCGAAGCGCTTGACGCCGAGGCGCTGGGCGTTCGAGTCACGGCCGTTGCGGGAGGAACCAAGACCCTTCTTGTGTGCCATCTCAGGCTTCTCTCTCTCTTGACTGGTGCGATTCTTCAGTGGCGCCGGGCGTCACTTGATCGCGGTGACCTTGACGGCCGTGAGCTGGGCGCGGTGGCCCTGGCGCTTGCGGAAGCCGGTCTTGTTCTTGAACTTGAGGATGTTGATCTTGGGGCCCTTCTCGTCGCCGACGATCTCGGCCTTGACGGAGGACGTGGCAAGGTCAGCGGCGGAGGCGGTCACCTTGTCGCCATCCACCAGCATGACGGGGGCGAGGGTGACCTCGTCGCCGATCTCACCGGCAAGCTTGTCGACAACCACGACGTCGCCGACGGAGACCTTCTCCTGACGGCCACCAGCCTTGACGATCGCGTAGACCACGGGAATGCTCATCTCTTCCGATTCTGCGGAGCGCCTCCGGTGGGCCTGACCGGCCCGCACCGGGAGGGCGCTCTCTTGGGCAAACGGTGCGACGCGCACCGGCTGACTACTTTAGGTGAAATGATCCCGGGGCTCCAAGCCCAGGACCGCGGCGTGCCTGTGTTCTTCGGCACGGGCGCTCCCCCGGGCTAGCCGATGAGGGCGCGCGCCTGCGCTCGCATCTGGTCCGGGGACATCGCGCCGACCCGCGTGGCCGCTATCGTGCCGTCGGCGTTGATGAACCAGTGGGCGGGGATCCCGTAGACGCCGTAGGCCGAGGAGATCGCATCGTCGGTGTCCACCACGGTGGTGTAGGTCAGTCCCAGGCGCTGGACGTAGTCGGCGACGGTCTGGGTCTTGTCCTGGACGTGGACGGCGATGATCGCCAGTTGATCCCCGTACTCCTGGGAGATCGCCTGGACATCGGGGGCCTCGGTGCGGCAATCGGTGCACCAGGTGGCGCCGAAGAGCAGCCACACGGGCCGGCCCCGCAGATCGGTCAGGTCCACCGGGGCGCCGTTGATGTCCGTGGCCTTGAATGCGGGGGCCTCCTGACCCACCTGGGGGGCGGCGCCCCTGGGGGCGCCCGTCGACAGCATCGTCACCCCGCCGTCGCCCTGGCCGGAGGCCGGGGCGACGGAGCCCTGAGTGCGCCACGAGCCCGTCAGCCACACGCCGCTCAGGATGAGCGCCGTGGCCACGGCCAGGACGAGGATGTTGCTCAGCCACACGGGGACGCGGCGGTGGGAGCGCGGGCCCGGCTCGGCGCCCCCTGCCCCGCCCTCGGGCGCCGTCGACAGGGCGGGGCTCGCCCCGCACTCGTCCAGGAGGGCCTCGTCGTCCCTCACCTCACTGTCAGCCATAGGAGTGCAGCCCTCCGAAGAAGTGGTTCCCGAAGTACGCGAAGAGCACCGC includes these proteins:
- the rplU gene encoding 50S ribosomal protein L21 yields the protein MSIPVVYAIVKAGGRQEKVSVGDVVVVDKLAGEIGDEVTLAPVMLVDGDKVTASAADLATSSVKAEIVGDEKGPKINILKFKNKTGFRKRQGHRAQLTAVKVTAIK
- a CDS encoding TlpA family protein disulfide reductase encodes the protein MADSEVRDDEALLDECGASPALSTAPEGGAGGAEPGPRSHRRVPVWLSNILVLAVATALILSGVWLTGSWRTQGSVAPASGQGDGGVTMLSTGAPRGAAPQVGQEAPAFKATDINGAPVDLTDLRGRPVWLLFGATWCTDCRTEAPDVQAISQEYGDQLAIIAVHVQDKTQTVADYVQRLGLTYTTVVDTDDAISSAYGVYGIPAHWFINADGTIAATRVGAMSPDQMRAQARALIG
- the obgE gene encoding GTPase ObgE gives rise to the protein MPSFIDRVVLHVAGGDGGDGCTSIHREKFKPLAGPDGGDGGHGGDVILAVDPRTTTLLSYHRSPHRSAGKGTPGMGDWRRGVDGKDVILPVPEGTVVKDDEGRVLADLVGADARVVVAQGGTGGRGNFSLASSKRRAPGFHLLGEPGQVRDITLELKTIADVALVGYPSAGKSSLIAAMSAARPKIADYPFTTLVPNLGVVEAGQTRYTIADVPGLIPGASEGKGLGLEFLRHIERCAVIVHVLDCATLEPGRDPLSDLDTIEAELAAYSERLGDDNDPLFTGRVPLMERPRVVVLNKADVPDAAELAEFVTDDIAARGLPVFTISAVARTGLRELSFALAERVGAARAAQPASAAELAQQREAARPVIRPAAVGRRGKEDIAVVRPINHPTEGRVYQVRGERPERWILQTDFSNNEAIGYLADRLATGGVEDLLVRAGARAGDAVLIGAIDGGVLFTWEPTMTTGAELLGARGTDMRVEDYHRRTNAERRTRYHERMDAKEAARQELRDEAAEGIWTDASSWSRGGGGDDEEAGS
- the rpmA gene encoding 50S ribosomal protein L27, whose protein sequence is MAHKKGLGSSRNGRDSNAQRLGVKRFGGQFVKAGEIIVRQRGTHFHPGSNVGRGNDDTLFATAAGNVEFGTRRGRRVVNVVLPEA